The Cryptomeria japonica chromosome 2, Sugi_1.0, whole genome shotgun sequence region GATCAAATCATTTTTTTCTAGTAGCATGGTTATGATTTCATTTATAATTGCTCACACACAAGCCTTATTAAATGGAGGGGGTGGGAGTTTTACTAGTGGGGTTGTGAGGGAGGAGGGGAGGGGGTTTAAAGTGGTGATTTCTAGTGGGgataaatattttgtaaaacttttaataaaattcATATTTTGGTAATTGATCCATCAATATAGTCTAAACTACTTGCAATTACAATTAAAATAAATAGTTACTTGTACATTTTAATATGTTAAATGCACATTATTTATCCTTTTAAAACACTTAAATATATAAATATCTaaacatataaataaatcattttacaaTTTGAACTATGAACTTTAGTGATTCATTGCACACATTTTGGCACATGATGCATTTTGAAATCGAGCAAGTGTTTTGAGATCATATGCAtccaatattaataaaaataagataTATTAGGAACACAAGGAGTGAATAAATGAATTTGAAATTGTATGCTAAATCAAAGCAAAATGTCAGTAAGCTTCTACCTAATATTAGTATGTGTTTCTTTTTTATGATATCAACTTTGCTTGCATCTTTATTCAACATGTCTTGTAACCTTCTTTGTTGGGAAATAGGATTGACTAGTTATCAATGAagctatcactcttcctctatacACTAGTAGTCTCCCCCAAGTTTTTTTAGCACCACCCAATATCAAACATAAGAAATTTTTCTTAACAAGTAGTTTTTTAGATTGATAAGAGCATTAGGAATTTCTATAGTATTGGGACATAAGTATGTCATGACGACTAGATTGAGTGTACGACCACATCTATGAGCATAATGAAATTTTCTATCAAGGCCTATGGTAGTCAAGACAATTTATTCATATTATCTCATATTTTAATCATCAATAGCTTTCTATAATTGATCACCCTTTATTAACTACCTAAAGTTGATAAAATAGAGCTAAACCATCATAAGCCTCTCAATAATATTTACATTATATACTATCAACCCTTATTATTTGCCCCTAATTTATATTAGGGATATTTTATATCAATTTATTTCCCTACATTTTGATGAACTAAGTTGGTTTAATCTAAGTTAATTACTAACATGTCATTTTCCCTTTAGAATCTACGACTAAGCATAATAAAACATTTGATGTGTAGTTTAGATTCTAAAATTCAAAGAATTAAGATTTGAGATTGACTATGaacaagaaatgaaatgaaattagaatgGAGGGAAATAGGCTTGTCTAATTTGAGAGTTGGCCAAGATGCTACCAAATGAAGGAGGTTTTGAGGATCCCGAATGCAAAAATTGAGCTTTGAAGTCTACTTTCTAGTTATGTGTAAATAGGGACAAGAATGTAAACAATAATGGCCTAGCAAGCATGGTCCTAACAAAGAAGTTATGGTACCATTTTATCTCTTTGTTGACTTTTTTGTACAATCATATTAGTATCTCATACGATTGTGTTGATGTCTTATATTCTTGCATTGGTGTTTGACTAATGACTTCGTCtataatttctttttaaaaaattgtaaCCTCTAACTATGCCCTTTACAAGTTATTTATGCTAACAATGTCTTCAATAAAAtgatgtttttagtgcatctaaaGATCTACCTTAATCAAATCTCTAATCTTATTCAACATTACTATTAAAAAATGCTCAAAATGTGTAAAAAGCTCAAAAGGTGCAAAAAGGTGTATGTTACAATGCAGGTCTAGCAATAGAGATCCTACTAGATGAGATTGTTGCCACCTATGTGAAGAAATGTTCTCTTAGATGCCCTAAGTACTTAAGTGTGTTGGAGGTATTCATACATAGACATTGACTTACTTAAGTGTGTTGGAGGTATTCATATATAGACATTGACTTTTAATATCACCAATGATGTAAAAAGACATATATTAGTGAAATGATAATGACCGCATTTTAAAGAGACATTTTCTTAACAAAAATTTATTACATTTTAAAAGAACATTCCCTGGTTCTTGCACAATGATTATAGATTTTTTCACTTCCCAAATTCCACAGAATTTGGCATCAATGTTTTAATAGTTAGCTCTATAAGTACTCAAGCTACAATAATAATGTTGAGCCTCCATGAGAATCATATGCAGCACATAAACAAATGTATTAAGAACAAATAAAATGGACACCATCTAGTTCATATTCTACCATAAGATCATCATTGGGGTAGGATAAAACTCCATAAGAATATCATTAGAGTAAGCTAAAGAGTCTTATCTATTTTCACAGCTGGCAACATAAGATCATCATAAGGACAAGATAAAGAGTCGTCTAATTTGGATGGTGGCAGAGAAACAAACAAATTAAGGAGGTCCAGAGAAGGAATATAAATGTTGAACTTGAGCTATAAACTCTGCATTCTAGCCAAGTGTTAATAAAGAAAGGCCACAAGTAATAATGTCCTATCAACAGCATTTCTGATGGCGAAATGTTAATGTCATTTGATATGTTTGCTAGCTGCCTTCATGTTGGTATCGTAGGTGATTGTGCCAATGTCCTAAATTATCGCATCAGTATTGAATTGGTGACATCCTCAATAATTTCCAACAAAAAGCTGCAACATCTAACTATGCCCTTGGTGCATGCCTACATTAAGCAAAATAGTGTTTGTCATACATCTAAGGACCTACCTTGGTCAGGTTTCCAAGATGATTCATCAATGATTCTGAAAATTGCTTGGAATGTGTATGAAAGGCCCTCGAGGTGCAAGCAAGTGTATGTTGCTACAGCAATGGCGATTAAAAATAGAGATCCTAGTATATTAGATTGTTGCTACCTATGTGGGTGGTTGCTCTCTAATATGATTTAAGTGTTCAATTGTGCAGCCTTAAGTGCTCTTTTCCACTTGGACCTTTTTCTATAAGCAGGCCTTACCCATTTTTTATTGCTTAAGAAATTTTAAAGTTTTAGGGTGAGAAAAGGCAAGGGCTTGGATAACAAAAGTCAATTTTGGATGCAGTGGATGCAGGCATGCATAATCTTGCTTAGAGGCAGAGCACTAGAGTCCAATATGATATAAAAGACCAAGGGTGAGAAAGGGGAGATCTCCATATATGAAAATATGGTCGATTAGATCTCCAAGTTCTTGCTTACCGGATTTGGGCGCTATAGTAAGTGTGAAACAAGAGGTTTTGAGTGCAGGTTTTGagtatgcacttctttatttctatGCATCTGCATGAAATCGTTACAAGTTTGGTCAGGTCTTCATATATAGATTTATGATATCAACAATGATGTTGAAGTACATGGATTAGTATCTTTGTAAAGAGTCATTTTTTGAACAAaattttgtaaattaaaaaaaaaacatttccgaCGTTTTGCATAATAACTCAAGATTTGTTCACTTCCATAACTCCACAACATTTGGCATGCCAAGTTCTACACAGTTACAGTAATAATATCAAGACTCCATGGGACTCGTATGAACAACAAAAGCAACTTATTAAGAACCAATAAAAATGGCACCATTTAGATCATATACGATCATCACTGGGGTAGGATAAACTCCATAAGATCTTTCATGAAAAAATGAATACAATCCACGAATATAGAGATTTATTTTTGAGGCAAAACAATACCGTACTTCTATAGTATCCTATTGTTTCCAAACTTGAGTACCACCCAAGCAAATATTAACTAACATCAATCAGAATGTCTAAAACACAGTTTACACAAAGGACTAAAAGAAATCATGACAAAAAGGCTTTTCTTATTGGACTGATAAGTAATTCAATATCCCATTTAAATTCCAAGAGAAAAAATATCTAACATAATAAATGCATTCTATGAATAGTAAAATTCTGGACTACTACAATTGTCGagccaaaaaacaataaaatttattttaatactcTGCTCCAAGAGATATACATATGACATCTCTACAACAAAAGTCAAAACACACATCTCTGTTTTTATCTTTGTCAAAACCAAGTGTTTCAACTATTCCTACTCCAAAATATATCGATATGACCAGCTCTATCACATACTTTTTATACACAAGTTCCCCTTTGAAGGAAAAATGTACATATGCTTCAGAAATTACTTTTGAATGGAGAACTGTCTACTTTCCATATAATTTTCTGCCTACACTTTTGAAAATCATATAGCCACAAAGTTTATCATGTCATTTCATCTTTCAGAACAGCTACTGTGGTGTTCAACAGTGATTCATATTGTAAAAATTTATCTTCCACTGCCATTCCAGATTAGGAAGTAACCTAACTTCAATATACAAGCAGTGAATCTCCAGATGACAAATCTTGACCTGCAAGAAACGGTTTATGTATCTTTGAATAGAGCCATAGAGGCAACACAAGCAAGATTATGGCTCTTTAAAATGCCACAGGAGCCACAAGCAAACCAATGTCTCTCGATTGCATCTGAGCAGTGAATCTCCACACAGCAAACTGACTCGCAACATATTTTATTGCTTTTTGGTGCATAGATATGCATGGAAAAAGCACCACAATCATCTCTTGGCCAAAGTTTTTTCCCTTGACTTTCCTTTTTAACTCTGATTctgttcttttctttcttttttcagtCAATATTTGGAAGCCATGCTGAAGAGAAAAACTATATGATGGCAACATCTCACATtattcactttttttctttttacaaagttatttgtttttatcctttttttgCATCTGCAGCCTAGAAAAGAGCAGTTTAAAAGTTGTAACTTTTTTTTTCTTCAGAGCAAGCAAGGAATAATAAACATAAGTACTTGTCTCAGATAAGGTTGTGTGTGCAATCTTAAAAATGGCAGAATTATAAATAGAGCCATCCATATAAGACACGGTCCAGCCCATTCCCCAAAATTTGTAAGCTCTGATATTGAGCCTTCATCTCCGATTTGATGCACTGCGTGATATAAAAAACTTAAAATCTGGATGTTCAACTTGAAGAAGTCTCAACCACTTATCTGCTGACTGAAGCAAAGAATGTGCTTGCTGCCGTTCACCACTTCCATTTGAAGTCCATGTCATCCCTCTAAACTTATATGAAGCGAGACCAAACACTGGCAAAGAGATCTTTGGAGACCTTGCGGAATTTGTCACAACAGTACCAACGAGTGCCTGAGCTTCAATCCCAAATTGACTGTTGCTGCCATCTGTTGAAAAAATGAAGGGTAGTGATATTTATATAGGTAAATAACGTAGGGAGTCAAAGAAATAGGaaatgtcaagaaattgacttaAGAGCGAACATTGTACAAAATGAGCAACACTAAACTGAATTTCTGTGCATATAAATCTGCACAATTTGCTTATGGTTCAAGCAAGCAGAATGACACAAAACAAGAAGCTACAGACCTTTAAAGTGTGTTGCAAGAGGATGAAATGTCAAAAAACATGCATCAAGATCTCGTAAGGTTGGTCCAGTTGGTATCCTATAAATTGGGTACCTGTGCcacaacaattttattttttggtAAACTATGGGATTTGTTAATTTCCAGCAATATGTTTTGTTTTTACTTTAAGTTTAAACAATGCAGAAATTAGATCACAGACATACCATGCGACAGACATCCAGCTTGCTGGTAGCAAATCAATGCTTCTTAGAGTTTTTAATTCGGGGCAATTGCGTGCCAGATCGGCAACCTATGTATCAAAATCAAAATAGGAAAGAGTGAGATTTGATTGGCAGATCAAGAAAAAAAATGGACATGAGAATGATCTCATTAAAAAACATATTTGACCTTGGAAAAGAAACTTGCCTTGTCAGATAAAGGTTCCCGACTAAATGGGGAAGCTCGCTCGAAGTATTCAAAAACAAGGTAGCCAGGAGAATTACTACCTTCACTATCATCGCTGAAAGAACATTCTTGACAACCCTTTGTCTGATTTCCTAGAGTAGGCCTATCAAACCCAAACAATTGATGACTGCATTTGTGGCCCCTATCAGCTTCACTATCACTGCTGGTCTCACTACTCGTATCTCTATAATATTCACAATCACTTGCTTCACTCTCAGCACTGCAATGTCTACAAACAGATTCATCTTGGTCAGTATTAAACAGCCACTGAAACTTATTGTCCAAAAGGCTACCATAAACAGATTGTCCATTTGAACATTTCCAGAAAACTTAAGACAGATTGAATTCataaatcatataaataattgACTAAAACTAATGCAATTATAGAGAAAGACCAGCCTAAAGGGTACCTCTTCCCAATTGTAGATCTGGAAGAAACTGCATATAGTTGAATAGCAGAAAGGAATGGCACATAGTATTGAACAACAGAATCACTCCCATTCAACACCAATGGTACGCCAGCACCATAAGCACTGGGTTCCTTAAAAGAACCCCATAGATCATCCAGAGTATAATATTCTGCTTCACAATTTT contains the following coding sequences:
- the LOC131045638 gene encoding uncharacterized protein LOC131045638 codes for the protein MFGAGLQLEQGNMGDRSGDLRNSKAYSRAQRSRYSANHNGGVSATKVNKSVVENWEPENRTFSEEKCRSVTSSASPRRSNYGNLDRFLESTTPTVPAHYLPETCMKGQQNCEAEYYTLDDLWGSFKEPSAYGAGVPLVLNGSDSVVQYYVPFLSAIQLYAVSSRSTIGKRHCSAESEASDCEYYRDTSSETSSDSEADRGHKCSHQLFGFDRPTLGNQTKGCQECSFSDDSEGSNSPGYLVFEYFERASPFSREPLSDKVADLARNCPELKTLRSIDLLPASWMSVAWYPIYRIPTGPTLRDLDACFLTFHPLATHFKDGSNSQFGIEAQALVGTVVTNSARSPKISLPVFGLASYKFRGMTWTSNGSGERQQAHSLLQSADKWLRLLQVEHPDFKFFISRSASNRR